One window of Pogoniulus pusillus isolate bPogPus1 chromosome 9, bPogPus1.pri, whole genome shotgun sequence genomic DNA carries:
- the STAP1 gene encoding signal-transducing adaptor protein 1 has translation MLQSTREQPEENPQPAPRQIFHERQRITGLPLYLQGYLSARHSGCQEFRVYWTELRGTMLFFYDDKKAPKYSQKLDISSLTSVTSLHPDGNSFAQFTLMLPNGEVELKANDCECGKEWKDFILTVTKLSVPSDESLLPGQLTRMHEVLEKEKKRRITLNNSCSTSLKRSSPQTTMPACFYAVSRQEAAELLAKNTSCGSLILRPSSDSKSYAITVRYDLGAPCLKHYRVLNEGTSYSIELEKWVTLPSLQDVVNYFVTQTQGNLKPFVMQTGTTEDPAV, from the exons ATGCTGCAAAGCACCAGGGAACAGCCTGAGGAAAACCCTCAGCCAGCCCCAAGGCAAATCTTCCACGAGAGGCAGAGGATCACTGGTCTGCCTCTGTACTTGCAGGGTTACCTATCTGCCCGGCACTCAGGATGCCAG GAATTTAGAGTGTATTGGACAGAACTCAGAGGAACCATGCTCTTCTTTTATGATGACAAGAAAGCCCCAAAG TACTCACAGAAACTGGATATATCATCTCTGACCTCAGTGACCAGCCTTCACCCAGATGGAAACAGCTTTGCACAGTTCACCCTGATGCTGCCAAATGGGGAAGTAGAACTGAAG GCCAATGACTGTGAGTGTGGGAAAGAATGGAAGGACTTTATCCTCACTGTCACAAAG CTGTCAGTTCCATCGGATGAGTCATTGCTACCTGGGCAGCTTACTAGAATGCACGAAGtgctggaaaaggagaagaaaagaaggattaCCCTTAACAACTCTTGTAGCACATCCCTGAAGAGAAGTAGTCCACAGACTACCATGCCAGC atgcTTCTATGCAGTGTCTCggcaagaggcagcagagctgctggcgaAGAACACTTCCTGTGGGAGCCTAATCCTGCGGCCCAGCAGCGACAGCAAGAGCTACGCCATCACTGTGCGATATGACCTGGG tgcCCCGTGCTTAAAGCACTATAGAGTGCTGAACGAAGGAACGAGTTACAGCATTGAGCTGGAAAAATGG GTGACACTGCCAAGCCTTCAAGATGTTGTCAATTACTTTGTGACCCAAACCCAAGGGAACCTGAAGCCATTTGTGATGCAGACAGGCACTACAGAGGATCCAGCAGTCTGA